The following proteins are encoded in a genomic region of Streptococcus sp. 29892:
- a CDS encoding DNA cytosine methyltransferase, with the protein MTLTFLDFFAGVGGFRRGLELAGFKCIGYCEKDKFARKSYEAMYDTKGEWFHDDITSIDPTQLPKADLWTAGSPCQNVSIAGKRAGLYGERSGLFFTFVDLLQSQEEEDKPEWILLENVKGLLSSGGGRDYLDYLSILDEAGYDLEWQVFNSKDYGVPQNRERIYTLGHLRSRGRRKVLPISGESGSHLKQLVGGMQSYRVYDPSGIATTLVGAGGGLGAKTGLYLIDQSLTEPKLTDEARCITARYTAGATKRTAMNSGVLEIQPILTPNRINKRQNGRRLKEQDEPMFTLTSQDRHGILEGIKVRNGTKQGYQVAEVGDSVDLSYPNSPTRRARVGKGIAHNLSCGGQMGAVVWNDRVVKIRRLTPRECFRLQGFSDDLFEKAQAVNSDAQLYKQAGNGVTVTVVYAIGCAILGSEK; encoded by the coding sequence ATGACCTTAACTTTTCTTGATTTCTTTGCAGGAGTGGGTGGTTTTCGTCGTGGTTTGGAATTAGCTGGTTTCAAATGTATCGGTTACTGTGAAAAGGATAAGTTTGCACGAAAATCTTATGAAGCAATGTATGACACGAAAGGAGAATGGTTTCATGACGACATCACAAGCATTGACCCAACACAACTTCCAAAAGCAGATTTATGGACTGCGGGAAGCCCTTGTCAAAATGTGTCTATCGCAGGGAAGCGAGCAGGCCTATACGGTGAACGAAGTGGACTCTTTTTTACATTTGTTGACCTCCTCCAAAGCCAAGAAGAAGAAGATAAACCCGAGTGGATACTCCTTGAAAATGTTAAGGGACTTTTATCAAGTGGCGGGGGACGAGATTATCTCGACTATCTCTCTATCTTGGATGAAGCAGGGTACGACCTTGAGTGGCAAGTGTTCAATTCAAAAGACTACGGAGTTCCCCAAAATCGAGAACGCATCTACACTCTCGGACATCTTAGAAGTAGAGGTCGACGAAAAGTACTACCTATCAGCGGAGAAAGCGGTAGCCATCTTAAGCAACTTGTAGGTGGAATGCAAAGCTATCGTGTCTACGACCCTAGTGGAATTGCCACAACCCTTGTTGGTGCGGGTGGTGGCCTGGGAGCTAAGACTGGTCTATATTTGATTGACCAATCTTTGACAGAACCAAAGTTGACAGATGAGGCACGTTGTATCACTGCACGATATACTGCTGGAGCTACAAAGCGGACGGCTATGAATTCTGGAGTACTCGAAATTCAACCTATTCTAACACCCAATAGAATCAATAAGCGTCAAAATGGACGCAGGCTCAAGGAACAGGATGAGCCAATGTTCACATTGACCTCTCAAGACCGCCATGGCATTCTTGAAGGTATCAAGGTCAGAAATGGTACGAAGCAAGGTTATCAAGTTGCTGAGGTAGGTGATTCAGTGGATTTATCTTATCCCAACTCTCCCACGAGACGAGCAAGAGTTGGGAAAGGAATCGCCCATAACCTATCCTGCGGTGGTCAAATGGGTGCTGTGGTTTGGAATGATCGAGTGGTGAAAATTAGACGTTTAACCCCTAGAGAATGTTTTCGACTACAAGGTTTTTCGGATGATTTATTCGAGAAAGCCCAAGCAGTAAACTCCGATGCCCAACTGTATAAACAAGCTGGAAATGGAGTGACGGTAACAGTTGTCTATGCTATTGGATGTGCCATTCTAGGAAGTGAAAAATAG
- a CDS encoding DUF4314 domain-containing protein, translating into MDAKIFNYLKTIYPVGTKVRLVKMDDPHPVPKGTLGTVIGVDDIGSLLVKWENGSCLNVLYGIDIVEKVM; encoded by the coding sequence ATGGACGCAAAAATTTTCAACTACCTAAAGACAATCTATCCGGTTGGTACAAAAGTTAGATTAGTAAAAATGGATGACCCACATCCAGTTCCTAAAGGAACACTTGGTACAGTTATTGGAGTGGATGACATTGGTTCACTCTTAGTTAAGTGGGAAAATGGCAGTTGCCTAAATGTTTTGTATGGAATTGATATCGTAGAAAAGGTAATGTGA
- a CDS encoding phage terminase small subunit P27 family encodes MAIRGRKPKPTNMKILEGNPGKRPLPTNEVKPKQKAPRCPQWLEEDAKKEWKRMGKILEQMGILTEMDMTAFAGYCQAYARWKEAEEFLSKHGSIIKTPNGYLQQVPQVSISQTNLKIMLKFCEQFGLTPSARNRLATMDSEVGTGDEMEDLLGGIL; translated from the coding sequence GTGGCAATCAGGGGGCGAAAACCAAAGCCTACGAATATGAAAATACTTGAGGGAAATCCTGGTAAGCGACCACTCCCTACGAATGAAGTCAAACCCAAACAAAAAGCCCCACGTTGCCCACAGTGGCTTGAAGAAGATGCAAAGAAGGAGTGGAAACGGATGGGAAAAATTCTCGAACAGATGGGAATTTTAACCGAAATGGACATGACTGCATTTGCAGGATATTGTCAAGCCTACGCTCGCTGGAAAGAGGCAGAAGAGTTCCTTTCCAAGCATGGCTCCATTATCAAAACTCCGAACGGCTATCTCCAACAAGTCCCTCAAGTCTCTATCAGCCAGACTAACCTCAAAATCATGCTTAAATTCTGTGAACAATTTGGTTTGACACCTTCAGCTCGTAACCGTCTAGCAACGATGGATTCAGAAGTTGGTACTGGTGATGAAATGGAAGATTTGTTAGGAGGAATTTTATGA
- a CDS encoding terminase large subunit, producing the protein MSYHYEPSPFMLPTSHYDKAKADRAVTFINNLSHTKGKWAGKRFDLLPWQEQIVRDLFGIVKEDGNRQFLTAYIEIPKKNGKSELAAAIALYLLYADNEASAEVYGAACDRNQASIVFDVAKQMVQMSRPLEKRSKIMGATKRIVNYSNAGFYQVLSAETGTKHGLNVSGLVFDEIHAQPNRHLYDVLTKGSGDAREQPLFFIITTAGTDRNSICYELHTKALDILNGRKKDTSFYPVVYGLSDEDDWNDEANWRRANPSLGHTIGIDRVREAYQQALDNPAEENVFKQLRLNMWTSSSVAWIPEHVYAKGNDPIQYDSLKGRSCYAGLDLSSTSDITAFVLVFPPRFEEENYIVLPFFWLPEDTLELRCRRDHVLYDVWERQGYIKTTEGNVVHYGFIEKFIEDLSEIYHIKEIAYDRWNATQMVQNLEGMGLTMVPFGQGYKDMSPPSKELYKLMMEGKIQHGGHPVLKWMGQNVVMRQDPAGNIKPDKEKSVEKIDGIVALIMGLDRCIRHQTDEGSVYDERGILSF; encoded by the coding sequence ATGAGCTATCATTATGAACCAAGTCCATTCATGCTTCCAACCTCACACTATGATAAGGCAAAGGCTGATAGGGCAGTAACATTTATCAATAATCTCTCCCACACAAAGGGCAAGTGGGCAGGAAAGCGATTTGATTTGTTGCCGTGGCAGGAACAGATTGTCCGTGACCTATTTGGGATTGTGAAAGAAGATGGTAACCGTCAGTTCTTAACAGCCTATATAGAAATTCCAAAGAAGAATGGTAAGTCTGAGCTAGCAGCGGCTATCGCTCTTTATCTACTTTATGCGGATAATGAAGCCAGTGCAGAAGTTTATGGTGCGGCTTGTGACCGAAACCAAGCGTCAATCGTATTTGATGTAGCCAAGCAGATGGTGCAGATGAGTCGCCCCTTGGAAAAGCGTTCTAAGATAATGGGTGCTACCAAGCGTATTGTAAATTATTCTAACGCTGGGTTTTACCAAGTTCTTTCAGCAGAGACTGGGACAAAGCATGGACTAAACGTATCTGGCTTGGTCTTTGATGAAATCCACGCTCAGCCTAATCGTCATTTGTATGATGTATTAACCAAGGGGTCAGGAGACGCAAGGGAACAACCCCTCTTTTTTATTATCACAACAGCTGGAACGGATAGGAACTCCATCTGTTATGAATTGCATACTAAAGCATTGGATATTTTGAATGGTAGAAAGAAGGACACGTCATTCTATCCTGTGGTTTATGGATTATCCGATGAAGATGATTGGAATGATGAAGCAAACTGGAGAAGAGCCAACCCTTCACTAGGGCATACTATTGGGATTGACCGTGTTAGAGAAGCCTACCAACAGGCACTTGATAACCCAGCAGAAGAAAATGTCTTTAAGCAACTCCGACTAAATATGTGGACAAGCTCAAGTGTTGCTTGGATTCCAGAACATGTTTATGCAAAGGGAAATGATCCTATCCAATATGATAGCCTCAAGGGGCGTAGTTGTTATGCAGGTTTAGACCTTTCTAGTACGTCCGATATTACAGCTTTTGTTTTGGTGTTCCCTCCTAGATTTGAAGAAGAGAATTATATCGTTCTGCCATTTTTCTGGCTACCTGAGGATACATTGGAACTGAGATGTCGACGTGACCATGTTCTATATGATGTTTGGGAGCGTCAGGGCTACATCAAAACTACAGAGGGGAATGTTGTTCACTATGGTTTTATCGAAAAGTTTATTGAAGACTTATCGGAAATCTATCATATTAAGGAAATAGCCTATGACCGTTGGAATGCGACACAGATGGTTCAGAATCTAGAAGGAATGGGCTTGACCATGGTGCCTTTCGGTCAGGGGTACAAGGATATGAGTCCACCATCAAAGGAACTATATAAACTTATGATGGAAGGCAAGATTCAACATGGTGGCCATCCAGTTCTGAAATGGATGGGACAAAACGTAGTCATGAGACAAGACCCTGCTGGTAATATCAAGCCTGATAAGGAAAAGTCAGTCGAGAAGATTGACGGTATTGTAGCACTCATTATGGGACTGGATCGTTGTATTCGTCACCAAACCGATGAAGGAAGTGTGTATGATGAACGTGGAATTTTGAGTTTTTAG